The Nostoc sp. NIES-3756 DNA window TAATGCCGTCTTCCCTACACCCCACACCCTATTCGTGACGAACACTCAACTTTTGTAGATAACCTATGCACACAAAAACACAATTGCTGCTAATAAAGCTAACTGGTCTGTCGTTGAACATTACCTCATTCAAAAACGGGGTATCCGCTCTGACTGTTTTAAGTCCAATACAAAATCTTCGCCTTGGGAAAGCGTTTTTGAATTTCACTTTCAAAAAAGCGCTTCATCGTCTTCATCGTGTCATTGTTGTAAACGTATTTCACCCCACCAAACTTATTACGCTTAATGGTGCGTTTCTCCTCATCCATGTCTAGTTTTGACTGGGGATACCAAGTCTGCAACACTTCCTTTGATCCTGGTGTAAAGCGGTGGGAAATTAGCTCAAAAGTCAGATCACAGTCCATATCCAGCGCGGCGCTAATCATGTCAAACAAGCGGCTGTAATGCATTTGCCAATCATCTATAGGCATAATTGGCGCAATTACCAAGCCTACAGGATAGCCACCACCGCCTTGATCTCGCGGTAAAGCTAACTTACGCAATGCTGCCAGTCTCGATATTACCGATGCTGTACCGCCTTCAAATTTGCCGGAAATCGGTGCAGCATTTACACTCACGCGGCAGCGAGTATGACCATTATGGGGTAGGTCGAGTAAACCATCAACTGCATCAAACTTAGATACCCAGCGTAGATGTGCATCGCTACGAGTACCAAAGTAACGGATGCACTCGGCAAGGCTACCAGTCAGATGCTCAATTCCTAGAGGATCAGTGTAACAACTCACCTCATAAGTTGTCATCTTTCCTAGTTGCTCGTAATTGGCTAAATTCTCTAATATTTGCGGTAGGTTGGCATAGGCGCGAATCACTGGCGGCCCGGACAAACTACCAGCCAAGTAACAATATTGGCAATGTGCAGGACAACCTTCAGCTAGATGGAATTGCCAATCCGCAGAGGGGGGAATGGGACTAAGTTTAAACTGGCTTGGTGGTGCAGTCACAACCGCAAGAGTCCGCTTGGCAATATCATAAGTCTGTCGTTCGCTTTCACCGCGTAAACCTGTCAGCCTGTTCCGTGGTAACTCTTCTATTGGTAGGTCGAGTGACTGTATACGCGCCTTAATTTGCTGTCCCCAAGGCTCATCCAACGCAGCAGGCGTAAATATTACCCGTTCAGGCATCCACAACCTAGCAGGTTTTGTAGACACACGTTCTTCAACTATATTCACTAACATCTTCCCTTATGATTTATCTGGCTGATGTCTGCAATTAATTCTTCAAAACTCAGTTAATGTATCGCTCTGATCAACTTACTTCTATTCTAAGGTCTTTGCAGTAGAAATGAGGCGGCTTCTACTCATGTAAAGGTAGGGGTTTCCTATCATAACCTCTGTGCCTCTGTGCCTCCGTGGTTCAAAATTCTTAACCACAGAGGCACGGAGACACGGAGATAAATCTATTCTGTTTCTTCTTCTTTAAAGAACAATAGACGAGCGGCGAGAACTGCAAAACCTACAGCCGCGATCGCTTTTAATATGCGTGTTGGTAATAATTCTGATACGGCTCCTCCTGCTAAGGCTCCTAACAAGCTAGTTAATAGGAGTGCGCCCGCAGTGCCAAAAAATACAGCCTTCACAGACTGACCACGACCAGAAAGTGCGATCGCTGCTAACTGACTTTTATCACCTAATTCTGATAAAAAAACTGTAATAAAACTGAGGCCTAAAAGATGCCAATCCATAATATTGAAGGATAGGGTGATTTGTAATTAACCGTGAAATACATCCCAAAATAGGGTGAGGGAGATAAACAGAAGCATGAATCCGGTTGATTTATCTAAAGTTTTAGGGCTTAATCGTTTAGATACCCAGCTACCTAAAAGTACACCTAATAAACTTGTAGTGATTAATGCTGCTCCCGAACCTAGAAATACTATCCAGGGTGAATGCGACTCTGCACTCATTAATAAGGTTGATAATTGGGTTTTATCACCAATCTCCGCCAAGAAGATGGTAACAAAGGTGGTAGCAAATACAGCCATTGCTGACCCTTGTTTTTTTGGACATTCTTCAACTTGCTCAACAATTACAGTAGATAGAGAAGACTGAGTATCTTCTTGTAATGCTGATTGGGTAAGAAGCGGAGTTACGTCAGAAGTGGTAAAAGGTGCAGAGTCAAGTTTCACAGGTAGTAATTTTTTGACTAAATGGTTTTCATATTCTTCTCATTTTCTCAGATAATTGTCATAATGTGCAAGTTTTTTCTCTAATCCCTCAGCAACGTATAAGCAGACAGCCCGTAAATATCTGCTGACAACACCACACAGGTAGATTTAAGGCAGTTATGTAATATTGGTTATGCGTTGGGAATGATAGATATTACCTATTATTTTCAGAAATATTTATGCTTAGTGCGCTTGTCCAGAAATTTTATCGATTTCTTAAGGGTAGGAACAAAAATATATGGTTGGGATTGGGGTGTGGAATTTTGGTATTCTTGCTGATATCATATCCAGTGCGATCGCAACAACCAACTACTCAACAATCTCAACAATCTCAACAATCATTAGTTGTAGCGACTAGAGCCATTCCTCCTTTTGTATTTGATGACAAAGGTAAACTATCCGGGTTTAGTATTGACCTTTGGCGCAGCATTGCCAGCGAAATTGGTGCAGAGTTTAAATTTGAGGAGTATCCCAACGTATCTGATTTACTCTCATCTGTTGAGAATGGTAAAGCCAACGTAGGTATTGCAGCCATTTCTATTACGGCTGAACGTCAGCAAAAATTTGATTTCTCCTTACCCATGTTTAGTGGGGGATTACAAATTTTGGTACGCAACTCCAAAATTAATAGTGGCGGCGCACCAGATATTTTGTCACTATTTTTCTCAGTGACGCTCTTGCAAGTGATAGGCTTGGCTGTATTACTGACTGTTATAGCAGCTCACATCATTTGGTTATCTGAACGTCATCATAAAGAAAGCATTGTTGACAAATCCTACTTTCCCGGAATTTTTAAAGCCTGTTGGTGGGCGGCGGCTACCTTAGCTACTCAAGCTGATGAAATGCCCAAAGGAGTCATCAGTCGGGTGTTAGCTATTATGTGGATGTTTGCTGGTGTTGTGTTTGTTGCTTACTTTACGGCTGCGGCTACCACTTCATTGACTGTGCAACAGCTACAAGCAGATATTCAAAGTGTCAATGATTTACCCGGTAAATTAGTGGCAACCACAACTGGTAGCACAGCTGCGGCATACTTAAAGGAAAATAAAATCCCCATTTTAGAAGTCGCCAAAATTGAGCAGGCTTACGATGCTTTAGAAAAGAAAAAAGCTGATGCTGTGGTATTTGATGCTCCTGTAGTTCTGTTTTATGCTGCTAATCAAGGTCAAGGAAAAGTAGAGGTTGTAGGTAGTGTTTTTCGTGAAGAAAACTACGGCATCGTTTTACCTAATAACAGCCCCTACCGTAAATCTATCAATCGCGCCTTGCTGGAATTAAAAGAGAATGGAACATATCAAGTGCTTTACGATAAGTGGTTTGGTGTGAAGAAATCTTAATGGGTGATGGGTAATTGGTAATAGGAAAAAATAATTACCCTCTGGGTTCGCTATTACCAATTACCGCCCAAACCAACAATATCGTCAGTAATTAGGCAACGGATAAATTAACGCGGACAATCATATCGTTAAAATCTCTGTCTCCTCCTCTTGGTAAATCTTCAAAGCCAAAGATGTTATTGCCTAACAAACTAATTTGGTCTGTATTTCTAGGATTAGCACCTAAGAATGGGAAGTAAACTGGGGGATTTTTGGGGTCATTATCGAAAAGGGCTTCTGGTGTACCATTGGCAATGATGAATGGTGCATAAATATAACCAGCTTGGAAGTTAGCAGTATAAGTGGCTGTGCCTTCGTTGGCTGTAAGGTTAATGCCTGCAACACGCGCACTTACCGCAGCTTCAGTGTAACCAGCCTGTCCGGGTAAGATATCTGCATTCCCATCATTGTTAATGTCGATACCACCGTTAACATCGGTAACTCGATAGAAACTGACGTAGTTTCTAAAAGCTGCATCTTTGTTAACTACAAAATCAGCTTTAACTGATCCTGTCAGGCTACGTAAGTCGATTAGTTCTGCTTGGGACTCACCTTGCAAAGCTGTACCGATAGGTAAATCGTTGTTGGTTGATTTAATCTTGACTACTAAATCTTGGAAATCTTGACCGTTATTTGGTTGAATCTCCCAACCTAGCGAAAACTCGTCATTACCTAGTTCAGATATTTTTTGAGTTGTGTTACTAGCAAATACAACGTTAGCAATAGGGATATTTCCAGCCAATACACCATCAGTTGTACCATTTTTCACCGCAAAGAAGCGTAGGCGATCGCCTGAATCAAATTCCAAGCTACGAGAGACATTATTTAAGCCTCGATTCAAGACGGAGAAAACTGTCCTAGACCTTTCCAAAGCCGCTTGAGTATAACCTGCTTGTCCTGGGGCGATACCGTTGATTCTGCCTTGTGCATCATCTACGGTAAACACACCTAGTTCATTAGTGCGGTTAGTTGTGCGTCCAGTCAGGTCTACTTGCAGTCTGGTTTTTTCACCAGTGCTGTTGATTGTAAAGATATCATTGTCAGCATTCTTGACTAAAGAACGCTCAATGTTGAGGGGCTTCTCTAAATCCAGAATGATGATTTCGTTGTTGTCAATATCTCCTTCTCTACCTCGAGAGAAAGGATAGTTGTTGTCGTTGGCAACTAAGATTGTGTTGGCATCCAAGACCAAGACATCTTCAATGGTGGTAAAGGGGAAGGTGAACTTAGTGCTACCATCTCCATTCAAGTCGTTGGGGTCTTGAATATTCAATAAGTCTACGATTTCTTCCTTCTCAACAAAGCCGTTGGCATCTTTTTTCGAGAAGTCAACTTTGAAGATTTTCTTGAACTGGGCTGCACTACCTTGACCATTATCTCGTTCAATGACCAAAAATTCATTCCGATTGACTACAGCAAAATCACCAATGGCGTGGCTGGGGTTGTCTAATTTGTAATAGCCAACCAAACCCTGATATTGCTCTGATGCTACATCAAATTTATAAATCCGCAGTGAACCTGGAGGATCACCAGCCACTGTGCCTTCAAGTAATGGGTACAAAGTTTTCTTATCGAAGCTGATGGCTAAACCTTCAAAACCTCTGGAACCACCAAGGTTAGCAACGGCTGGTTGTCCTACAAATTGGTCGCGGACTAAATCACCTGTACCTGGGAAGTCTGTAAAGAAGGCATCAATACCCAAATTGATGAACTGTTCATATTCCTTGATGGGGTCGCCATTGTAGTCTGAAGCCAAGAATATGCCTTCGTTGCGGAAGGTATAGGGATGTACCTGCAAGCCTACAGAGTGGGCATCTCTGACCAAGGTTGTGGGTGTACCTAAAACTCTATCAGCATCGGTAATTGAGCCATCACCGTCGAGGTCATCAGGTCTACCATCGTTATTTCGGTCTACTGTGTTGGCGGGGATAATTAGGCGTTTGTTGGGGCCGATACCTGCGGCATATGTGGCAATAGCTGCCAGTTCTGTGGGTTTGGTTAAATCTCCATAGGTGCGAGTATCACCACTGACAACAAAATCATAAGGTCTTTGGTTGGCTCCCCCAAATAGTTGTACCAGAGGAATATTAATACCCGCATCTGGCATTATGTCCTGTTTTAATTCCTTGAGATTCCCTACCTCGAAGGATTGAATAAATACCCGTG harbors:
- a CDS encoding spore photoproduct lyase family protein; translation: MPERVIFTPAALDEPWGQQIKARIQSLDLPIEELPRNRLTGLRGESERQTYDIAKRTLAVVTAPPSQFKLSPIPPSADWQFHLAEGCPAHCQYCYLAGSLSGPPVIRAYANLPQILENLANYEQLGKMTTYEVSCYTDPLGIEHLTGSLAECIRYFGTRSDAHLRWVSKFDAVDGLLDLPHNGHTRCRVSVNAAPISGKFEGGTASVISRLAALRKLALPRDQGGGGYPVGLVIAPIMPIDDWQMHYSRLFDMISAALDMDCDLTFELISHRFTPGSKEVLQTWYPQSKLDMDEEKRTIKRNKFGGVKYVYNNDTMKTMKRFFESEIQKRFPKAKILYWT
- a CDS encoding TMEM165/GDT1 family protein; protein product: MDWHLLGLSFITVFLSELGDKSQLAAIALSGRGQSVKAVFFGTAGALLLTSLLGALAGGAVSELLPTRILKAIAAVGFAVLAARLLFFKEEETE
- a CDS encoding TMEM165/GDT1 family protein — protein: MKLDSAPFTTSDVTPLLTQSALQEDTQSSLSTVIVEQVEECPKKQGSAMAVFATTFVTIFLAEIGDKTQLSTLLMSAESHSPWIVFLGSGAALITTSLLGVLLGSWVSKRLSPKTLDKSTGFMLLFISLTLFWDVFHG
- a CDS encoding transporter substrate-binding domain-containing protein, giving the protein MLSALVQKFYRFLKGRNKNIWLGLGCGILVFLLISYPVRSQQPTTQQSQQSQQSLVVATRAIPPFVFDDKGKLSGFSIDLWRSIASEIGAEFKFEEYPNVSDLLSSVENGKANVGIAAISITAERQQKFDFSLPMFSGGLQILVRNSKINSGGAPDILSLFFSVTLLQVIGLAVLLTVIAAHIIWLSERHHKESIVDKSYFPGIFKACWWAAATLATQADEMPKGVISRVLAIMWMFAGVVFVAYFTAAATTSLTVQQLQADIQSVNDLPGKLVATTTGSTAAAYLKENKIPILEVAKIEQAYDALEKKKADAVVFDAPVVLFYAANQGQGKVEVVGSVFREENYGIVLPNNSPYRKSINRALLELKENGTYQVLYDKWFGVKKS